The following DNA comes from Teredinibacter haidensis.
CCCGTCGACACAAAAATTCGACGCGGCGTTCAACCTGATGAAGGTCAATATCGAGTGTTAGGCTGGGACGCAACGGGCGTTGTAGAATCCGTTGGCCAGCAGGTATCTCTGTTCAAGCCCGGCGACAAGGTATGGTATTCAGGCGCATTAAACCGCCCCGGTGCAAATGCCGAGTATCAGTTGGTCGACGAACGCGTAACCGCAAAAATGCCCGAATCACTAAATTTTGCAGAGGCCGCGGCGCTGCCACTAACGTCTGTTACCGCATGGGAGTTAATGTTCCATCGTTTAAATTTACCCACTACAAGCTCTGGCAAACTGTTGATTATTGGAGCGGCCGGCGGTGTTGGCTCTATTATGATCCAACTTGCCAAGCGCCTCACCCAATTGGAAGTTATTGCTACGGCTTCCAGGCCAGAAACAAAAGACTGGGTAAGGGCATTGGGGGCCGATTATGTTATTGACCACAGCAAACCACTCGCCGATGAATTAAAGGCTATAGGCTTTGACAACGTAGATTATGTGACGAGCCTGACAAACACAGACGATCATCTGCCGTCAATAGTCGACATCATTGCACCACAAGGAAAACTGGGTGTTATTGATGACCCAGAAAAACTGGATATTATGCCCTTTAAGCGCAAAAGTATTTCGATTCACTGGGAACTCATGTTTACACGTACTTTATTTGAAACTGATGACATGATCGAACAGCACAAAATTCTCACGAGCATTGCAAAAATGGTCGACGATGGCGAGTTAAAATCAACTGTCGCCGATAATTTTGGCGCAATCAATGCGGCTAACCTTGTAAAAGCACATGCCTTGCTTGAATCTGGCAAAGCGAGAGGAAAGATTGTTCTGTCTGGCTTCTAATGAAGCCTCCTAGCCTGGGCTGTTCGGTATTACGCTAGACCATGAGAGCATCACCGAAAGCTAAAATCGCAACAGCCTATGGCTGGCCCATAAACCAAAAAAATACTGGAGTAGTGCCAGTCTTCAAAATTTCGGGGGAGTATGTACGGCAAACAACCCAAAGTTGAGCAATTGCTAGCAGCTTACTGGAAAACTTAAACACGCCCCTCCGCGCAAGATAAAAGTGAACGAAAGAGCGAAGTTTATAGCAAATAAATAAGCCTTTTTTCACCGTGCAGGCAACGCAGATAATTTCTCCAAAGGCCTGCTAACGGCAGTCAATGGTAGATAGAATGGGTATAACTAAAGCCAGTTAATCCCCGATAAACTAACGAAACTAAGTGTTTTTCAATTTACATCGCGCAACAGGCACGTCTGCGAGACATGCCAAACCTGAACAATCGATGCTACAGAGGTCGTCATATTACTGCGGCCAAAAAGCAAGACGTCAATACACACCCATCTCGCACTGCTGCAAACAAACTCTTACGCGTAAACCGGTGCAAACGATTTTTCTGGTTCTTGCTCTGGCCCACTGTCCGCCCAATAGGGTGACAACTTTCGAAGCCTGGCAATAATGGGAGGAACAGCTTCAATTACCCTTTCAATTTCCTCCTCGGAGTTATAGCGAGAAAGCGAGAATCTTACGGTGCCATGTGCCGCAGTATAGGGTATACCCATCGCTTTCATGACGTGGGAGGGTTCCAGAGAGCCCGAGGTACAAGCCGAGCCACTCGAGGCAGCAATTCCATATTTATTCAGCAACAACAAAATAGCCTCGCCCTCTATATACTCGAAGGCGATATTTACGGTATTGGGTAAACGGTTTTCCGTATCACCGGTTACAAACGCATTGGGGACACGAGATAAAATCCCTTCTTGTAGCTTATCGCGTAATGCACTCACATAGGTATTTTCCAGAGCCATGTTTTTCAGAGCTATTTCGGCAGCTCTACCCAGACCAACTATCGCTGCGCTGTTTTCAGTACCAGCACGACGACCGCGCTCCTGATGCCCACCGCGCAACAGGGGGCGGAATCGAGTACCGCGCTTTAAGTAAAGTACACCTATGCCCTTTGGTCCATGTAATTTATGCCCAGAAAGAGACAGCATATGAATGGCAGAATCTTTTACATTAACAGGTACTTTCCCCACGGCCTGTACCGCATCTGTATGGAACATAATACCAGCGTCCTGCGCCATTCCTGCCATTTTTTCGACAGGAAATAGTGTACCGGTTTCATTATTGGCCCACATAACACTAACGATAGCGACCCTATCCGACAGCAATACTTGATATTCCTGCAAGTTTAAACGGCCTCGCTTATCCACTTTCAAACGGTGAATGGTATACCCCTGGGATTCCAGGTTTTCACATAATGTTAAAATAGCAGGGTGCTCTACTTCCGTAGTAATAATTTCTTTACGTTCAGGCTGCGCACGCAGCGCCGACAAAATAGCGGTGGAATCGGACTCAGTACCACAAGAGGTAAATATTATCTCCGAATCATGTTCCGCCCCCAAGAGAGTTTGAATACTGCTACGAGCCTTCTTTATCGCAAAACCCACTTTGTTGCCAAAACTGTGTAAAGATGACGGATTACCAAACTGCTCGGTAAAATAGGGCAGCATATCCGCGACCACAGCAGGATCAACCATCGTAGTAGCATTATTATCCAAGTAGATATCATTCATTTCAGGCTCCCATAAGCGTTGTGAGTTTTTCCTCGCCAACCGGAATAACTTTTACAAACTCGCCCAAACTTTCCATTAGCTTTTGCTGTATACCGCCAACAGTAGCTGTAGCAAGCTGACAACCTACGCAGGCACCTACCAGCTTGACATAGATATTTTTACCATCAACATCCAGCAACTCAACATCGCCATGGTCGCGCTGTAGCGTTGGGCGAATATCATCCAATGTCGCCTCGATTTTGTGAATGCGCTGCACCAAAGTCATCTTTGCTGGCTTTTCGGGTTCCAGTATTTTCACTACAGGACCATTATTCAAGTGCACAATATTTTTCTTGGTAGCAGCAATGGGGGCTGGTGTAAACTTTTCGCCACGCTCGGCCATTTCATCTACCAGAATTTCTTCGATTTTTTCATGGCAGGAAGAACAACCACCTCCGGCCTTAGTATAGTTGGTGACATCTTCCACAGAAGAAAGGCTATTGGATTTTATCGTATCGCGAACCATAACTTCATCGATAGCGAAACATTTACAGACAAGTGCGCCTTCTTCGTGATCATCCTCGATTTCTTCTCCTCGATAGTTGGCAATTGCCGCTTGTAGTGCCTCACGCCCCATAACCGAGCAATGCATTTTTTCCGGTGGCAAACCATCTAAATAATCGGCGATATCCTGATTACTGATTTTCAACGCGTCATCAATATGCAAGCCTTTAACCATTTCGGTTAAAGCCGATGATGAGGCGATCGCGGAACCACAACCGAAGGTTTGAAAGCCAGCCGCCGAAATAATATCAGTCTCCGGTTCGATTTTTAGCGTGAGCCTTAACGCATCTCCACAGCTCAGCGAGCCGACGTCACCGGTACCGTTGGCATTGACAACAGCACCCGCATTTTTTGGCTCGTAAAAATGTTCTTTAACTTTTTCCGAATAGTCCCACATAAAAAACTCCTCGCTTCGGTATATCTGAGCCTTAACGGCGTCATTAGCAGGTAAACGAATCGCCGCAATCGCAAGACGTTTTAGCGTTAGGGTTTTCAAACTTAAACCCACTACCCTCAACACTTTCTATAAAATCTACGGTTACGTTTTTTAGCAATGGAACACTGGCTTGATCTACCAACACAGTTACCCCTCCACAATCTACAAGCTGGTCATTCGCGGCCGGCAATTCTTCAAGCCGCAAAGTGTATTTAAACCCCGCGCAACCACCACCTTCAACTTGGATACGCAATCCAGCAATAGGCTTTTTAGCGCTGATAATAAATCTGTCGACTGCCTCTACAGCCTTACCCGTTAACGAAATCATATGGCTTTCCTCTTTGGCAGAAACTTTAGTTACTGAATACGAGGATTGTTTTGCAAGCGGTGTGCCACCACATAAAGGTTAAAAAGCGCTGAATATTCAACACCTTATCCATAGCCTCGATTCATGTGGAGGAACTGTAACGAATCTATTTTGAATATTTGTAGGTTTTACGACAGACAACGGAGGGATTAGACACAAGGGATAATAAAAAGTGGGTGGGTTACGGACTACTGCAACCCACCCCATAACGTGATTCACGAATAAAAACGCTCTAGTTGCACTTCGCGAAAAGTGTTGGAAGGCTTTCTATGTTTTTTCTACTAAAACTACGGATATAAGCAGTATCGCTGAACGGATCCGCGTGCTGAATTTACCGTGAGCGGGGATTATTCTTCTGTCCACACACAAAGTATTATAATTCTGCCACCTCGCGGTAGTCATTGACTAATTTGATGGCTTTATTCAACAGGATATGAGCAGCGGCTATCAACTTTTCCGGTGATTCGAAACCAAAACGGTGGACATCGCGCTGAATTTTATCCAACACAACCAATTTTCCAACCGTAATCAGCACTCGACCAAACCCCTCGTATGTCAAATTGACTACGGGAACGGCCATAATACCGGTTTCTTTTTCGATCAATTGAGAAATTCCATTGTAAAAGGCTTTTACTCTCGAGACAGTCGTTTCATCTGGATCACCGACTAATGGAATTTCCCGCCTTCGCGCTTTTGTCAGGATCATAGGGTCCAACACTCTGGCATCACTCCATGTATCGTAGGTGCCGTAGCTATCCACTGCTCGTAACTGAATAATCATTTGCTTGATAAAGGGATCGTTCAGTACAACTGCACCCTCTTCTATAACAGCGTTTACATCATCGCCCATAGTTACCGTCCTTTTACACGTAAACCATCGTTAGTATTCCAGATTCCAGGAGCCAATACGATCAGCCGAGCGTTGGCGTAAAATCGCTTTGGCTAGCCAATATGAGGGCCGTTCATTCAATTCTTGTCGAAACGCTTTCAGCAGTTGCTTAATTGCGATATCTTCCGGTACTTTCAGAGGCTGAATATTGCGTTCAAGTAGCTGCTTTACTGCCGACGCGCCACACGCGCGGCAATATACCGCCACACAGTCGTCCAACAGCTCCAACTTATGCACCAGCTTATCTTCCATATCAAGCACGCCAATATCACAAAATTCCGCAATGGTTAGCAGGCTTGAAGCTTCTGAGTTAACGCCATAAATGGCAAATGTTTTCGCGGAGCCAAAATGCTGATTCACCATTCGATTATTATCTGTCGCAAAAGCAATTTTTAAAATTGGCTTAATATCATTGCTGGTGATGACACTAAGTTTTCGCGTCAGGCTTGCCATTGCTAGTGCCTCAAGTCCTTTTCTTCGAATTGTTTCGATAATATAGACTCGTATGGCTGGACCCCTTTGTGATTTTCAACTAGCAGATTGGCTAACTCAAATAATGTCTGTTGAGTTCCACGGTATCCAAACCAGCAGCGCTGAAACCCACCGATAAAATCGTACTGTGGAAAGCCCATTCTCAAAATCGGAATACCCAAGCGCCTGGCCGATTCCACAGCATGGCTGCTACCTAGAAATAACTGCGCACGGTTCAACATTGCCAACTGTTCTGCATCATCAAGATCCCCAACGCTTATACGATCTAAATCAGTTTGAATCAACGCGCTATTTTTGTCAGAGGCACGAGCAGGCACCACAGCAGCGACCGTATGTGCGCCCATACTTCTCACTAGTCTATCGAACCCCAACACCAGATCAGAGTCACCCGCGATGGCAATGCGGGAGTCTCCAATCATAAAGTGAGTATCCAGCATCGCATCCTGTAATTGGCTACGCTGCCGCTGCCATTTGATCGGCACGTCCAGTCCACTTATTTCACTGAGTACCATAAACCAATCGTCTACGGCGTCCTGTCCGATTAGGTGGCCAAAATGAAATTCCGGTACTGACGTTCTTTCCTGCAACGTCGCAGCTGCCGTTATCATACTTTCCCCCACAACTAGAGTTGCGACACTTTCACCGGATATTTTAATATCATTAACAGATACTCCACCGGACGTCAGCGGATTAAAATCGTCTTCATCGAGATGACCATCTAGTGAGCCGGACAGATCGGGAATTAACAGCGGTCTTAAACCGAAGCTTTCAATACTCTCGCTGATAAACTCCAGATCCCCCGGCGTTAAGTTACCACCACACAAAACGTTCACCTGTTTTTTTCGCAGTCCAACACGACTGTGGTCCTGTAGCACCACACGTTCGATAATAGCTTTTACCGCGAGCGAAAAACCACTTTCAAAACAACCGGCATAATCTGGAGTGTTAACCGGTACAACGATCACATCTTTAAACTGCGGATAGGTTTTGTGAAACTCCTTAATAGCGCGATTCAGATCACAGCCCTGAGTTTCAGATAATCCTGTAGAAAGCAAACCAATCAACGCGGGCCTGCTTTTTTCGCTAATGGTCTTTAAGGCTTCGATAATATTTTCATCTGCCCCCATTATGGAGCTTACCTGATCCATCGCCGTCGTTTGGATCGGTATAGGCTCACGAAAATGACGGACAAAAAACACTTTTGCAAAAGCTGTACAGCCCTGCGAGCCGTGCATGAGCGGGATACTTTTGTTTAAACCCAAAAACGCCAAAGCACCACCTACCGTCTGGCTGGATTTTAGCGGGTTAACCGATAGAGCCTTTTTTCGTTTTTTGATGCCTGCCATTGCTCTTTATCCGTTTGCTGTTAAGACTTCGCCCATGCAGAGCTTATTCCAGGGTGCAGGTTTGCGTACCGCTTTCCATACAGGATTTTCCAGAGTCAAACACAGCTGACGTATTAATTCCAATATTCCCTCGTAACCGGCATAGGCAAACTCTCGTTCCTGATTAATATCGAGAAAAGGCATCTTAGCTTTTAATGCTGTATACATATTGCGCCCTCCAGCGATTAGAATATCGGCTTTATAGTCAGCAACAGTTTGCAGCAGTATTTTGGGATTGCCTTCATCCAGCATTTTCACATCGTCACCCATTAACTCCCTTATACGGGCTTTATCCTCTTCTGTAGACTTTCGTGTTCCAGTTGCCACGACCTTCATCCCCAATTCCTGCAAGGCGGAAACAACGGACCAGGATTTCACACCACCGGTATATAGGAGCACTCGCTTGCCCTCCAGGCGAGGCCGCAACGCCTGAGTTTTTTCACGAATCTTTGTTTCTTCCCTCTGGATGAGCGCTTCGGTTCTGGCAATTAAATCTAGATCATTAATACTGCTGGCGATGTCGCGTAGGGCCTGAGACATATCCGTGATTCCGTAAAAACTACCTTCGAACCAGGGTGTGCCGTATCGACTCTGCAACTTCCGGGCGACATTGATCATAGCTTTGGAACAAACCATCATATTGACTTCTGCACGATGCATCGTTTGAACTTCTTTAAAACGAGCATCCCCAGACAATGTGCATAAAACGCGCAACCCCAGTTCATCAAACAACGGCAACACATGCCAGAATTCCCCTGCAATATTGTACTCACCGATTAAGTTGATATCGTGAATCTTAATATTCGGTTGATTAGGTAAAATAGGCTTGGGATCGGGTTCACGCGTTCCTACGACGTGCTTAAGCATCGTCTCCCCGGCTATACGATTCCCTAAGTTTTTTGTGCCGTAAAAACCCGCGGCGTCTACAGGAACAACTGGTACACCGAAACGTTTTTGCGCCGCAAGACATACTGCATCTATATCATCGCCAATTAAGGCCGGGACACAGGTGTTATAGACGAATATTGCCGGTGGATGATATTGCTCAATCGCTTGCTTAATCGAATGAAACAGACGTTTTTCACCCCGCCCCATAATCACATCCTGTTCCGACAAATCTGTAGTCATCCCAATACGGTAAAGTTTAGGGCCGCTGGAACGCGTCCCGCGACTATCCCACGAACTGCCTGCACAGGCGATCGATCCGTGAACAATATGAGCCACATCAGCGATCGGCAGTAAGGCAATCTGCGCCCCATCGAACGCACAACCACCCGCAGCGGCACCGGGCTTTGGTTTGGAGCAGCCAGATTTTCCTTTTTTGTTATGACTGCACGCTGGCTCGTCCAACAACACTGCGATTTGCTTCGCTTTCATACAAAACGGCCTCTGGGTTACGACGTTGTTTTTTGCATAGTTTACAAGGGCAGCTGCAAAGGTTGTTCCACATGCTATGCTGTTGTTTTATATCGTAATTTTTATTTCTTATTGTCGGGATTGTTACAAATAGTTGTTGGGTGTAGAGAGATTGATAACATATAATTTATTTTTATTTTGGCTCAGCTCTATGACTTGAAAAATGTAGCTATATTTGCAAGCGAAACGTAAGGCTCATTTGATAAAGAATACTAATCACACTCTCCACACAGAAACTCGTCTATTTCCCGCATTAAATACTGATTTTTTGGCAAACCAAGCACAACTGACTCGGCCTCCGCCTGGGTATATCCGCGCAAGGTGAAACTGGTAACGCCAGCGGGTTTATTATCATAGTAAAGCTGCACTCGCATTATCCAATCACCCGTACTTCTTGTTTTCGAGCGAAGAAAAATCGAAGCCTTGAGATGCCCATCAAGAGGTAAAATCACATTGATCTCTGTCATCATTCATTCCAACCGTCTTCCGCATACTGCTTAAACCGGCTCTCGCCCTGGCTCGCTCGTTGCTTTCTATTTATGATGTTCGACAGCCAAAACTCCGCTTTTTCGGCCAGTTGTATTTGTATGTGCTTTATTAATTTGTCGATTTCAGCCCCCGCCATAACCTTTATCGGCGTAATGCCCAACTCCGCCAGCTGGCGCGCCGCTGAGTCACCAACAGAAGCACAATAAACAATATCCCCACCGTAAAGCCACGCCAATTTGGGTTTTAACTTGTCTTCATTGCCGTCTTGACTTTCATATAAAAACTGTTGACTGGCGATCAACCGGGCTTTTTCGAGTGCCACCTCGTAGGCATAAAATGCCACCGAAGAACCAAAATGTTGATCCACTATTCCACCATCCTGTGAGGCGAATACGACAACTAGTGGCACGCCTTTCGTTTCCGCGTTTGCAAGACAATCAACTTCTTCCAGCATTGGACCTCCTTAATACACGCTCATCTACGCACAAGAAACACCTGCAGGAATTGACAAGTGCAAAATCCAAACCAGTGTATTAGTCTGTCCAAATAGACAATACATGCCCGAATTCAGGCCATTCGTATAATGCACCAACGCAGATAACCACCACACCTTGTCGTAAACGCAACAATACTGTGTAGGAAATGTATAAAAGGCACGATTATTGATGCATGTGCTCTAAGCCAATAGATACGCGAAATGTACGGAACAATGATATGGTTTTTACAGCTGACAAATTATTAGAAGAACAGCACCGAAAAAATGGTCGGTACACCATCAGAACCCAAAATTTGGATAAACATGGCCAGCCACTATTTGTTAACTCGTTAATATTTTCGCAGTCTCCGTATTTGTTACAGCATGCGCACAACCCAGTAAATTGGCAGGCATGGAATGACGAAACCTTCGCAATGGCGCGGGCTGAGAACAAGCCGGTATTCCTTTCTATTGGCTACAGTACTTGTCACTGGTGCCACGTTATGGAAGACGAAAGCTTTGATAACGTTGATGTAGCAGAAGTAATCAACCGGCTATTTATTGCGATTAAAGTGGATCGGGAGCAACGACCAGATTTGGACGAGATCTATATGGCGGCTGTGCAAATAGTACACGGTAGTGGCGGCTGGCCTATGTCGGTATTTCTAACACCACAGGGAAAGCCCTTTTACGGCGGCACTTATTTTCAAGCGAATCAGTTTATCCAGTTATTGGAGCAAGTCGGTCATGCGTGGCAAACCGAGCAACCACAGCTTAATCAACAGGCCGAGCAGCTCTCGCTCGCTGTAAACCAGAAGCTCACCCCTGAAACAGACACCCAGCCACTAAAAGAAGGTTTGTTGACCGCCGTTTCTAAGCATATTCTGACCATAACGGACAAACAGTATGGGGGGATAGGGCAAGCACCAAAATTCCCACAAGAAGCGTTTTGGTGGTTTTTACTTGATCAAATATCCCGCCAAACAAGACCCGTTATAGAAACCGCGGAATGGCCCTTTGTCGCTCACGCTCTAGACGCGATGCTACAGGGTGGAATTTACGATCAGCTCGGCGGTGGCTTTCACCGTTATGCCGTAGATCGTGAGTGGTTGGTACCGCACTTTGAAAAAATGCTCTATAACCAGGCGCAGCTTACGCGGGTCTACACCCGCGCATGGCAGTTGAGTGGTAACCCAGAATACAAGCGCGTCGCAGAAGAAACTCTCTACTATGTGTTACGTGAACTCAGAAATGAACAGGGGCTTTTCTATTCTGCCACCGATGCCGACAGTGAAGGAGAGGAAGGAAAATTTTTTGTCTGGCAACTGGATGAATTAAAAACGCTACTCGACGAAAAGGACCTAACACTTCTTAAGAGTATCTACGCCATAACGGAAGACGGTAATTTTGAAGGTAGTATTATTCTGACTCTCAACGATGACCTGCGTGAAATTGCGCTAGAAAACAAGCTGGAATATAGTCACATTGACGAGATATTAAGACGCATAAAAAACGTGCTTTACCACGCACGAAGTAAACGTACGCCGCCTCTTACCGATACCAAAATAATTACTGAGTGGAACGCCATGCTGATAGCCTCACTTACCGAGGCCGCCAGTGCATTTAAGTCCAAAGTTTTTGGTACGGCGGCTATATGTGCAGCCGAAAACCTTTGGCAAACCCATTACAGCTCGGAAGGCTTGTGTCGAATAGGTCTGGACGGCCAGCAGCTAGACTACGCACTACTGGAGGACTATGCACATTTTATAGATGCCCTTATTACGCTCTACGATTATACCGACCAACCGCTATGGTTAGAACGCGCGCAAACCCTCCTTAACGACCTGAACACGCACTTCTGGGACAACGCCTCCGGCGGCTATTTTATAAGCCCTAGAGATTCTCAAGGCCCGATGCTGGTTCGCAGTAAAAGCCTGGAAGATAACGCCACAATTTGTGGAAATTCGCAAATGCTTTTAAACCTCCATAAGCTCTACCAACGAACAGGGCAAGCCGCATTAAAAACACAGGCGGAAGATCAAATTTCTGCTTTTTCGGAAATCGCAAATAAATACCCACTATCAGCACCGGTATTTCTTATGGGCGCTGCTGCAGCGCAATCGGCCTGCCCCACCAGCTTTCAATATGCGTATGGCGGAGCCGTAAAGCTACAGCTTACACCGACCGTTAGAATGGCCGCTACTAAAAACTCGTACACGCTAACTATGACAATACGTGAGGGCTGGTATCTACAAAGCGACCAACTAAAAATATACTGTAAGCCGTCCGTCGTGCTTATCACTGAATACCCACCAGCAAGCGAACTTGAAACTAGTAGCGGTACACTCCGAGTCTATACTGGAGACTGCAAAATTTATCTTAAACAACAAGGCTCGGAACCCACGTTCATTACTGTAGAGTTGCAGCCTTGCGATCAAAACACCTGCTACCCTACCGAGAAAGTTACACTCGCCCACTGGTACTAGCAATGCACCCCAATCAAACCGTAAAAAGTGTTTCTTGCACGGAATAGACTTTTTCACCTAAGGCTTCGGCTACTGCCGGGTGCGTTATTTTTCCGGCTGCTACATTTAAACCCGCTGATAAATAACTGTTATCTTTCAAAGCCTGAACCCCCTCATTAGCCAGCTGTAGCACGAATGGCAATGTCGCATTTGTTAGCGCATAAGTTGCTGTCTGCGCTACCCCGCCAGGCATATTTGCCACGCAATAGTGCGTAATACCATCAACCGAAAAGGTAGGCGTTTGGTGTGTGGTCGCACGGCTGGTTTCGAAACACCCCCCCTGATCGATGGCAACATCCACCATAACCGACCCCGGCTTCATGCTGGCTAAATGGCATTTCAAAACCAGCTTGGGCGCAGACGCTCCCGGCACGAGCACCGCGCCAATAACCGCGTCGGATTCCCGCAATTGATCTTCCAGCGCTCCCCGAGTAAAAAAGAGTGTCGCAATTGAGGGACCATATAACTCATCGATTTGCTTTAGACGAGCTATCGATTTATCCATAACCGTCACCCTAGCGCCCAATCCTGCAGCCATGCGGGCAGCGTTGATACCAACCACTCCACCACCAATTATCAATACTTTGGCTGCCGCTACGCCGGGAACACCTCCCAATAAAATCCCCGAACCTCCGCTAGATTTTTCCAGACAATGCGCCGCAGCTTGAATAGAAAGTCGGCCGGCGACTTCACTCATAGGCGCTAAGAGCGGCAAACCACCATGACTATCGGTAACAGTCTCATAGGCAATGCAGTGTGCACCACTCAACTGTAACAGTTTGGCCTGCCTTGGATCTGGAGCCAAGTGTAGGAAAGCAAACAAAATATGATTTTGGCGTAATAACGTACATTCATCTGGCTGTGGTTCTTTTACTTTAACCACCATTTGCGCAGATTGATAAAGATCACTCGCGCGATTAATAATTTCACAGCCAACCGCCTTATAGTGATCATCACTAAAGCCTATCCCAACGCCAGCGCCCGCTTCAATAAACACTTCGTGCCCTGCTACCGTAAGCTCTCGGGCACCGGCAGGAGTAAGGCCTACACGATATTCCTGGTCTTTTATTTCTCTGGGTATACCAATTCGCATACAGACCTCACGCAACATGTTTGTTGGGCTAACA
Coding sequences within:
- the nifS gene encoding cysteine desulfurase NifS, with amino-acid sequence MNDIYLDNNATTMVDPAVVADMLPYFTEQFGNPSSLHSFGNKVGFAIKKARSSIQTLLGAEHDSEIIFTSCGTESDSTAILSALRAQPERKEIITTEVEHPAILTLCENLESQGYTIHRLKVDKRGRLNLQEYQVLLSDRVAIVSVMWANNETGTLFPVEKMAGMAQDAGIMFHTDAVQAVGKVPVNVKDSAIHMLSLSGHKLHGPKGIGVLYLKRGTRFRPLLRGGHQERGRRAGTENSAAIVGLGRAAEIALKNMALENTYVSALRDKLQEGILSRVPNAFVTGDTENRLPNTVNIAFEYIEGEAILLLLNKYGIAASSGSACTSGSLEPSHVMKAMGIPYTAAHGTVRFSLSRYNSEEEIERVIEAVPPIIARLRKLSPYWADSGPEQEPEKSFAPVYA
- a CDS encoding NifB/NifX family molybdenum-iron cluster-binding protein, with the protein product MASLTRKLSVITSNDIKPILKIAFATDNNRMVNQHFGSAKTFAIYGVNSEASSLLTIAEFCDIGVLDMEDKLVHKLELLDDCVAVYCRACGASAVKQLLERNIQPLKVPEDIAIKQLLKAFRQELNERPSYWLAKAILRQRSADRIGSWNLEY
- a CDS encoding NifB/NifX family molybdenum-iron cluster-binding protein translates to MLEEVDCLANAETKGVPLVVVFASQDGGIVDQHFGSSVAFYAYEVALEKARLIASQQFLYESQDGNEDKLKPKLAWLYGGDIVYCASVGDSAARQLAELGITPIKVMAGAEIDKLIKHIQIQLAEKAEFWLSNIINRKQRASQGESRFKQYAEDGWNE
- a CDS encoding NifX-associated nitrogen fixation protein yields the protein MGDDVNAVIEEGAVVLNDPFIKQMIIQLRAVDSYGTYDTWSDARVLDPMILTKARRREIPLVGDPDETTVSRVKAFYNGISQLIEKETGIMAVPVVNLTYEGFGRVLITVGKLVVLDKIQRDVHRFGFESPEKLIAAAHILLNKAIKLVNDYREVAEL
- a CDS encoding zinc-binding alcohol dehydrogenase family protein; the protein is MKAIGYKQALPISDTHALEEIELPKPSAQGRDLLVKIEAISVNPVDTKIRRGVQPDEGQYRVLGWDATGVVESVGQQVSLFKPGDKVWYSGALNRPGANAEYQLVDERVTAKMPESLNFAEAAALPLTSVTAWELMFHRLNLPTTSSGKLLIIGAAGGVGSIMIQLAKRLTQLEVIATASRPETKDWVRALGADYVIDHSKPLADELKAIGFDNVDYVTSLTNTDDHLPSIVDIIAPQGKLGVIDDPEKLDIMPFKRKSISIHWELMFTRTLFETDDMIEQHKILTSIAKMVDDGELKSTVADNFGAINAANLVKAHALLESGKARGKIVLSGF
- the nifE gene encoding nitrogenase iron-molybdenum cofactor biosynthesis protein NifE, translated to MKAKQIAVLLDEPACSHNKKGKSGCSKPKPGAAAGGCAFDGAQIALLPIADVAHIVHGSIACAGSSWDSRGTRSSGPKLYRIGMTTDLSEQDVIMGRGEKRLFHSIKQAIEQYHPPAIFVYNTCVPALIGDDIDAVCLAAQKRFGVPVVPVDAAGFYGTKNLGNRIAGETMLKHVVGTREPDPKPILPNQPNIKIHDINLIGEYNIAGEFWHVLPLFDELGLRVLCTLSGDARFKEVQTMHRAEVNMMVCSKAMINVARKLQSRYGTPWFEGSFYGITDMSQALRDIASSINDLDLIARTEALIQREETKIREKTQALRPRLEGKRVLLYTGGVKSWSVVSALQELGMKVVATGTRKSTEEDKARIRELMGDDVKMLDEGNPKILLQTVADYKADILIAGGRNMYTALKAKMPFLDINQEREFAYAGYEGILELIRQLCLTLENPVWKAVRKPAPWNKLCMGEVLTANG
- a CDS encoding HesB/IscA family protein produces the protein MISLTGKAVEAVDRFIISAKKPIAGLRIQVEGGGCAGFKYTLRLEELPAANDQLVDCGGVTVLVDQASVPLLKNVTVDFIESVEGSGFKFENPNAKTSCDCGDSFTC
- the nifU gene encoding Fe-S cluster assembly protein NifU; this encodes MKTLTLKRLAIAAIRLPANDAVKAQIYRSEEFFMWDYSEKVKEHFYEPKNAGAVVNANGTGDVGSLSCGDALRLTLKIEPETDIISAAGFQTFGCGSAIASSSALTEMVKGLHIDDALKISNQDIADYLDGLPPEKMHCSVMGREALQAAIANYRGEEIEDDHEEGALVCKCFAIDEVMVRDTIKSNSLSSVEDVTNYTKAGGGCSSCHEKIEEILVDEMAERGEKFTPAPIAATKKNIVHLNNGPVVKILEPEKPAKMTLVQRIHKIEATLDDIRPTLQRDHGDVELLDVDGKNIYVKLVGACVGCQLATATVGGIQQKLMESLGEFVKVIPVGEEKLTTLMGA
- the nifN gene encoding nitrogenase iron-molybdenum cofactor biosynthesis protein NifN, with protein sequence MAGIKKRKKALSVNPLKSSQTVGGALAFLGLNKSIPLMHGSQGCTAFAKVFFVRHFREPIPIQTTAMDQVSSIMGADENIIEALKTISEKSRPALIGLLSTGLSETQGCDLNRAIKEFHKTYPQFKDVIVVPVNTPDYAGCFESGFSLAVKAIIERVVLQDHSRVGLRKKQVNVLCGGNLTPGDLEFISESIESFGLRPLLIPDLSGSLDGHLDEDDFNPLTSGGVSVNDIKISGESVATLVVGESMITAAATLQERTSVPEFHFGHLIGQDAVDDWFMVLSEISGLDVPIKWQRQRSQLQDAMLDTHFMIGDSRIAIAGDSDLVLGFDRLVRSMGAHTVAAVVPARASDKNSALIQTDLDRISVGDLDDAEQLAMLNRAQLFLGSSHAVESARRLGIPILRMGFPQYDFIGGFQRCWFGYRGTQQTLFELANLLVENHKGVQPYESILSKQFEEKDLRH